The Montipora capricornis isolate CH-2021 chromosome 3, ASM3666992v2, whole genome shotgun sequence genome window below encodes:
- the LOC138041299 gene encoding uncharacterized protein: MCGEKDESMGHLVGECSKLAQTEYKHRHDNVARMIHWNIAHSYGLDVSNKWYEHKPEWVIENDHVKLLWDFNIQTSTYIQARRPDVVVVDRDKKTCNIIDIAVPVDAGIVEKEKEKVEKYQDLRREVARLWNVKAKVVPTVVGALGAVTPNLSKHLDAIGVTTRIELLQKAALLGTARLLRRVLEA, encoded by the coding sequence ATGTGTGGTGAAAAAGACGAGTCAATGGGACACCTGGTTGGAGAGTGTAGCAAGCTAGCCCAAACTGAATACAAGCACCGGCATGATAACGTGGCTAGGATGATCCACTGGAACATCGCACACTCATACGGCCTTGATGTATCAAACAAATGGTACGAGCATAAACCCGAATGGGTAATTGAAAACGATCATGTTAAACTCCTCTGGGACTTTAACATCCAGACATCCACTTACATCCAAGCGAGAAGACCAGACGTGGTTGTAGTGGACAGGGACAAAAAGACCTGCAACATTATCGATATTGCCGTCCCTGTAGATGCTGGAATCGTCgagaaagagaaggagaaagttgaaaagtacCAAGACCTACGAAGAGAGGTGGCACGACTCTGGAATGTGAAAGCAAAAGTTGTTCCTACTGTGGTTGGTGCGCTAGGCGCCGTCACACCCAACCTTTCAAAACACCTGGATGCAATTGGTGTGACCACAAGGATCGAGCTTTTACAGAAAGCAGCTCTCCTCGGCACAGCGCGCCTCCTCAGACGGGTACTAGAGGCCTGA